A region of the Litchfieldia alkalitelluris genome:
AAGAGGAGTTGATGGAGAAATATGATTTAGAGGTAAAGGAAGTCATTCTATCATTAAAAGAGGATATCGAACATGCCGAGCCTACTATTGATGATATCGCCTCTATTCAAGTCATCTTAACAGAAAAATTAAATGAGTCAAATGAAATCCCAGTGGTAAAACCAGTAGTTATTGATACCTCCAAACAGCCTAAGCAAGAGGATCAAGGAATGAATGTCAAACCTATTATTACTTATTTATCTACTGAATGGGAAATTCACACAGAAATGATAGAAGTTACTGTGGAAGGAGGGAAAGAGTAGGCAATGGATAAAGATAAGAATAAAGGATTCTTAGAATCTATTAAACAAATGTTCTTTCCATCAGATGAGAATCCGCCTGATAAAAAGACGAAAAAGAACAAATATCTTTTAATCGTTTTAGCAGCTGGAATTGTCTTTATGTTGGTGGGTAATCTTTTTTCAAATGGCACAACTACTCAATCATCAATTCCAGTTTTCAAGGAAAGTGCTGCTGAAGATGTTGAGGAGACATTTGGACAGAAGGATTCTGTAGAGTCTCTAGCAATCTCTGAATATGAGAACAAATACGAAAATGACTTAAAAGAAGCATTAGAAACAATTATAGGTGTTAGTGATGTGACAGTTGTCGTTAATGTGGATGCAACTGAAACAAAAGTTCTCGAGAAAAATTCGATCACCCAAAGCCAAACGACCAATGAAAAGGATCCAAATGGCGGTGAAAGAAAGGTTGAGGACTCATCAGTAGATGAACAAGTTGTCATTATCAGGAAGGACAACAGTGAAGAGCCGATTGTCATTAAGATTGAGAAACCAGTGATAAGAAGCGTTCTTGTTGTTGCTCATGGTGCTGACAACATTAAAATAAAACAAATGGTACTAGAAGCTGTAACAAAGGGACTTGATGTTCCAGTCCATAAGGTTGCAGTAATGCCTAAAAAATCTAAGGGGGATTCATAAGATGTTATTAAAAAAGCAAACAGTTTGGTTATTAACAATGTTAAGTTTAGTAGTGGTATTGTCAGTTTATTATATTACATCACCAGATGTAACAAATGAAAATGTAGCATTCGATTCAGAAGGTGTTAATGAAGAAGGCGCTGATACAGAAACAGGAGCGACTGCAAAGGACGAGGCTGCAAATGACGAAGCTGCAGCAGAAGAAGGCGTTGATGTATCTCTTGAGGAAGCAGAAGATGGAAGCATGATTTCTCATGTTGAAAGTGATGAGTTATTCACAGCACTTCGTATGGAAATTGAAGACTACCGAAGCAAGGTGAAAAGTGAGTTACAAGCTAGAATCGTTTCTAAAGATTTAACTGCTGAAGAAAAAAATGCGGCATATGAAGAAATGAGAGAGCTAGATGCAGTTGCGTCAACAGAATCATTCCTGGAAATCTTAATTAAAGGCAGAGGGTATGATGACGCTCTAGTTCGAGCAGATGGTAATGAAGTGAAGGTTACAGTGAAAGGTAAAGAAAGCTCAGCAGCTGATGCGAACGAAATCATGCGTCTTGTACGTAATGAGATCGACGGATTACAAAATGTTACCGTATCATTTGATGTTAAGTAATAATGATTTCACATTCTAACGAGAGGCGTATCCGTGTTAAAGCGGATACGCTCTTTTTGAAGAAGAATTTATAGATATAAGGATTATTAAGATAATAAAATTCAAATGAGTTCTAGTTCGAAAATTGAATCCAAAACCTTATCACTTAGAGAATGATAACGCTTTACTATTATGATATAATCGACTCAAACTAAGAAATGTCCTGGGGTCCTATTGAATGCAGAGCCACTCTATCGTATCATGTTAGTATGTGGTACTAATACTAACAGATAAACTTTTTAATAGTAATTTCTTAAAAAATGAAGTATGATGGAGTGGTATGACCACTTATGATGATACCCATAGAGGATAAAATGTTTTGGGGTCTATTCTCTAACAATAAGGAGTGTAAGATCATGTTAAAAGTACAAGAAATCAGAGAGTTAATTAAATTAATTGATCAATCGAATATTGATGAGTTTTCGTATGAGTATGAAGGATCAAAAATAAAAATGAAAAAGCATAAGGAAGCTGCACCTCAGGCAGTAAGTGTCGTAGAGCAAGTTGCACAACCTGTCGCAGCACCGCCAGTACAACAAGCTGCACCTGCTACACCAGCACAAGCCGTACAAGCACCAGCTGAAACAGCACAAGATAACTTACATAAAATTACTTCACCAATGGTAGGAACATTCTATTCTGCGTCATCACCTGATGCACCTCTATATGTAAATGTAGGGGACAAGGTAAAAGCAGATACAGTTGTTTGTATTGTTGAAGCGATGAAACTATTTAACGAAATTGAAGCTGAAGTAACTGGTGAAGTTGTTGAGATATTGGTTGAAAATGGACAACTAGTCGAATACGGACAACCTTTATTCTTAGTGAAGGCCTAGTAAGGAGCGAAACCTATGATTAAAAAGTTATTAATTGCGAACAGAGGAGAAATCGCTGTACGGATCATCAGAGCATGCCGAGAGCTTGGTATTGAAACTGTCGCAGTTTTCTCTGAGGCAGACCGTGAGTCATTGCATGTCCAGCTAGCTGATGAGGCGTATTGTATCGGTCCTAAGGCATCAAAGGATAGTTATTTGAATTTTACTAATATTATCAGTGTTGCAAAGTTAACTGAAAGTGAAGCAATTCACCCGGGATATGGATTCCTTGCTGAGAATGCTGATTTTGCAGAGCTTTGCCGTGAATGTAATATTATCTTTGTCGGTCCAAGCCCTGAGGCAATCTCGAAGATGGGGACAAAGGATATCGCTAGAGAGACGATGCGTGAAGCAGGTGTTCCGATTGTTCCTGGATCTCAAGGAATTGTTGAAGATGCGAAGGCAGCTGTTGAATTAGCAAATCAAATCGGATATCCTGTTATCATTAAAGCGACTGCTGGTGGTGGAGGTAAAGGAATCCGCGTTGCTAAGAATGAACAAGAATTAGTAAAAGGAATTAACATTACTCAACAGGAAGCTGCTACAGCGTTTGGTAATCCGGGTGTTTATCTTGAAAAATATATTCAAGATTTCCGTCACGTTGAAATCCAAGTACTTGCAGACAACCATGGGAATGTGATTCATTTAGGAGAGCGTGATTGCACGATTCAACGTCGACTTCAAAAATTAGTCGAAGAAACACCTTCTCCAGCATTAAATGAAAACACTCGTGCGAAAATGGGAGATGCTGCTGTTAAAGCTGCGCAGGCTGTTAATTATTCTGGTGCAGGAACCATTGAATTCATTTATGACCATAATGAAGATTCATTTTACTTCATGGAAATGAATACGAGAATTCAGGTTGAGCACCCTGTTACAGAAATGGTGACTGGTGTGGATTTGATTAAAGAGCAAATTAAGGTTGCTTCAGGTCAAACACTTTCGCTTAAGCAGGAAGATGTTCAATTTAATGGATGGTCAATTGAATGTAGGATTAATGCTGAAAATCCAGAGAAGAATTTTATGCCTTCTCCTGGTAAAATAAATATGTACCTACCACCTGGTGGATTAGGTGTTCGAGTGGATTCTGCTGCTTATCCAGGTTACACAATTCCTCCTTATTATGATTCAATGATTGCTAAATTGATTACATATGGAGCAACTAGGGAAGAAGCAATATCAAGGATGAAAAGAGCATTGAGTGAGTTTGTGATTGAGGGGATTCATACGACAATCCCATTCCATTTGAAATTAATGGAGCACGAAAAATTTGTAGATGGCCATTTTAATACAAAGTTTCTTGAATTATATGAGGTAATGAAGCCGTAAACTATAAACGGAGGTGCTTTTAATGTCAGAAAACAATATTTTAGAAATGAATCAAGGGAATAATAGTCTTGGTAAAGTAGAGATTGCACCAGAGGTCATTGAAGTTATTGCAGGGATTGCTGCTTCTGAAGTAGAGGGAGTCGCTCAAATGAAAGGGAACTTTGCTGCTGGTGTAGTAGAGCGTCTTGGCAAAAAGAATCACGGAAAAGGTGTAAAGGTTGAATTAACTGAAACTGGTGTCATCGTAGATGTTTTTTGTGCAATGAACTTCGGAGTTTCTATTCCAAACGTTGCCCAAAAAATCCAAGACAACATTCGTCAAGCACTACTTAACATGACAGCTCTAGAAGTGGACGAAGTAAACATCCACGTCGTCGCAGTCGTATTCGAAAACCAAAAACAAGAAGTACCATACGACCAAGAAATGTAATAAATAAAGATTTTTAAAAACTAGCTACTATTGAAACTCGCACCATGAAGAAGAATGGTTTTGCTAAATTGGTGTGAAATGAGCGGAGAACCACTCGACTCCTGCGGGATATACGGGGCAAAGTGAGACCCCGCAGGAGCCTGCGACGAGGAGGCTCACCGTCCCGCCCGCGGAAAGCGAGTGGATCGGAGCGAATGGAACTCTCTAAACTAAGTAATTAGTGTAAATTACAAAAGAAGTACCTGACCCCCATCGTAAATCAATATCTTTTCATCTATTTGGAAAAGATATGATAAACGAAACCGTCAGGTACTTTTTTTTGCCTAAATTTTCTTACGCCAGAAAAATGTGCTATGATAAAAGTAAAATAATTGTCGAAGTTAAAAGGAGCAAAAAGAAATGAAAAGACGTACAGCAAGAGAAAAAGCACTTCAAGCATTATTTCAGATAGATGTTGGTGATAGTGACCCAAGAGAAGCGATCGAAAGTGTATTAGAAGAAGGACCTGGCGATGATTTCTTAAATCAACTCGTTTTTGGAGTCGTAGAGCATAAAGAAGAAATCGATACGCTATTACGTCAAAACTTAGAAAAATGGAACTTAGAGAGAGTAGCTAACGTAGACCGTTCAATTCTACGAATGGCAATTTTTGAGTTGAATTATGTAGACGAAGTCCCACCAAAGGTAAGTATTGACGAAGCAATAGAGCTTGCAAAGGTTTTCGGTGACGATAGTTCAGGACGTTTTATTAATGCAGTTCTATCGAAGGTTACAACAGCTCTGAATTAATCTCGCTTTTTGGCTCATAAAGGGGAAATACAATGAGTGATACAAAACGTTATTTAACTGTGACTGCGCTCACTAAATACATAAAAAGAAAATTTGATTATGATCCACACCTACAAGATATTTGGATTCGGGGAGAAATTTCGAACTTTAAATCACATAGTCGTGGACATATGTATTTTACGATTAAGGACGAAAATGCACGTATACAAGCAGTCATGTTTTCTAGTCAAAATCGTTCGATTCAATTTAAGCCAGAGGATGGAATGAAGGTTCTTATCCGAGGAGAAGTAACAGTATATGAACCAGCAGGTGGCTATCAAATTTATGTCAAAGAAATGCAACCGGATGGAATTGGAAATTTGTATTTGGCATATGAAGAACTGAAAAATCGCTTGGCGAGTGAAGGTTTATTTGATGAAAAATATAAAAAATCGTTACCCTTATATCCTGAAACAATTGGTGTAATTACGTCGCCCACAGGGGCAGCTGTCCGAGACATTCTTACGACCATTAAGAGAAGATACCCGATTGGGAAGGTTATTATTTTCCCTGCACTTGTTCAAGGAACAAATGCAGCAGCCTCAATCGCTAAATCAATTAGTTTAGCTAATCAGATGAATAATGTTGATGTGTTAATTGTTGGCCGGGGCGGTGGCTCAATCGAGGAACTATGGGCTTTCAATGAGGAAATTGTTGCTAAAACAATCTTTCAATCAGATATTCCGATCATTTCAGCGGTTGGTCATGAAACTGACTTTACAATAGCAGATTTCGTTGCAGATTTACGAGCTCCAACTCCAACTGCAGCGGCAGAACTAGCGGTCCCTCATATTGTAGAATTGGCTGAAAGAATCACAGTTAGGCAAGCTAGACTTTTACGAACGATGAAAGAAAAGATTACACTACAACATGACCGACTACAATCTTTGCAAAAATCATATGCTTTCAGATTCCCGAAAAATCTATATGTTCAAAAAGAACAACAGCTAGATCGAATATACGATAAATTCTTAGTGGAATCATACCGAAATATCAAAGATAAACAAGAGTTGTATAAAACTCTTAGTCTTCGTCTAAAGTATCAGCATCCTGAAGAAAAACTTTTGAAAGCAAATGAACAGTTGCTTAGTGTCGAAAAAGTCTTGCAAAAAGAAATAAAAAACTTACTTAAGCATTATAACCATACCTTTCAAGCAAACGTTTCTAAGCTAAATGCTTTAAGTCCATTGAAAATTATGGAACGAGGATATAGCCTTGCTTACGATCAAGAGGGAGCATTGCTGAAAAGTGTTAATACAATTGAAGCAGGTGATTCTGTTCGAGTAAGGTTGCAGGATGGCCAATTAGATTGTCAAGTGTTAAAGGTAGAGGAGAGACATATAAATGAGTGATAAAGAAAAAGTATCTTTTGAGGATGCCATGAAAAAGCTTGAGGATATTGTTTCAAAGCTTGAAGAAGGAGACGTCCCTTTAGAGCAAGCGATAAATTATTTTCAAGAAGGGATGAAGCTTTCAAAGCTTTGTCATGACAAATTGCAAAATGTTGAAAAACAAATGGATCAAATATTGAAAGAAGATGGAAAACTAGAAGCATTTACGATTCAGGAGGAAGAATAGGTGAACGTAAATGAGATAGAAACATATTTATCCGAACAAAAGCGAGTATTAGAGCAAGCTTTGCCAGGTTTTATAGAGAAATTAAATGCGCCAAATGTTCTCAAGGATGCGATGAGTTATTCACTCGAAGCTGGGGGAAAACGGATTAGACCTCTTTTATTTTTTTCTACATTAAAAGCATTCGGAAAAAGAGAAGAAATTGGTCTCCCGGTAGCTTGTGCTATTGAAATGATTCATACGTACTCTCTTATACATGATGATTTACCAAGTATGGATGATGATGATTTACGAAGAGGTAAACCAACAAACCATATTATCTTTGGTGAAGCTAACGCGATTCTAGCTGGAGATGCATTACTTACCTATAGCTTCCAGCTTATTTCTGAAATGGTTGATGATGAGATTGATGCAACTATTAAATTAGCGCTTATCGCTGAGTTAGCAAAGGCTGCTGGGGCTGAAGGGATGGTCGGAGGACAAGTTGCGGATATTGAAGGTGAAGGTGAATCATTAACTCTTGAAGAGCTTGAATATATTCATAAGCATAAAACAGGAAAATTACTTGCTTATAGTATTATTGCCGGAGGATTACTGACTAATGCAAATCGTGAGCAGTTAGATATGCTTGAAAAATTTGCCTTACACCTTGGTTTAGCTTTTCAAATCCGCGATGATATTTTAGATATCGAAGGAAATCAGGATGAAATAGGAAAACCTGTTGGAAGTGATACTTTTAATGATAAAAATACATATCCTTCATTACTTACACTTGATGGTGCGAAATTAAAGCTTGAGTATCATATAAGCGAAGCTAATTTAATTTTATCTGATATGAGTATTGATACGGAAATTTTAGGTTATTTATGTCAGCTAGTTGCTTCACGTAATAAATAGTAACTTTTTTGATGTTTAGCACAGATGCATAGCTTCTCAAGATTAAGCTAATTTGGGGCGGATAAGTAAAAAAATGCTATGCTTGCTTGTCCAATAATTCCCATTCGATTGAGAAGTCATCAAGATTATGATATACTTAACCTTAGAAAAATGGTGGTGCAGTATTCTAGTCAATTCTCCAATCCTGAAGACGGGCCTAAAAATCCGTCAAAGGGCACATCGATGAAGTCCCTTGCGCTGGCTTGAGGCGCCCAGCCTTGGGTTGGTGTTGGGGGTTAAGGTCGCAGGGCGATCCACAATGGCATGTGGGCGTTGACCCTGCTTCCGTGGAGGCCCATTTTTGTAGGAGTCAGTTTCGATCCTATGGGGTGGGGTATGAACCTGTGTTGGTCTCAGGAGGAGATTCAAGCAGCGTAGCCTGCCTTGAGTGGAGTTAAGGGGATTATGGTTGGAATGTATATGTCAGTTGGCCATTGATATATCCAGAAGGTAAGCCCATATGAAATTAACTTTGCAAAAGAGGCTAGGGACTGGTTAAGAATTGTTCGAGGAAAACTCCTAGACTGTTCTTTTCTGACATGTGAAAAGGATTGCAGTACGGACTAAGTGGTAATCCAGTCTAGCACTTGGTGACAATGCTAAGGTAGGTTTGAAGGGAAACCGCCACGGTGGCGACACTTGGTATCTACTTGGGAAATCCTACTGGACCTAAGCCGTAAAATTTACTTTTCATATG
Encoded here:
- a CDS encoding polyprenyl synthetase family protein translates to MNVNEIETYLSEQKRVLEQALPGFIEKLNAPNVLKDAMSYSLEAGGKRIRPLLFFSTLKAFGKREEIGLPVACAIEMIHTYSLIHDDLPSMDDDDLRRGKPTNHIIFGEANAILAGDALLTYSFQLISEMVDDEIDATIKLALIAELAKAAGAEGMVGGQVADIEGEGESLTLEELEYIHKHKTGKLLAYSIIAGGLLTNANREQLDMLEKFALHLGLAFQIRDDILDIEGNQDEIGKPVGSDTFNDKNTYPSLLTLDGAKLKLEYHISEANLILSDMSIDTEILGYLCQLVASRNK
- the nusB gene encoding transcription antitermination factor NusB, with product MKRRTAREKALQALFQIDVGDSDPREAIESVLEEGPGDDFLNQLVFGVVEHKEEIDTLLRQNLEKWNLERVANVDRSILRMAIFELNYVDEVPPKVSIDEAIELAKVFGDDSSGRFINAVLSKVTTALN
- a CDS encoding SpoIIIAH-like family protein translates to MLLKKQTVWLLTMLSLVVVLSVYYITSPDVTNENVAFDSEGVNEEGADTETGATAKDEAANDEAAAEEGVDVSLEEAEDGSMISHVESDELFTALRMEIEDYRSKVKSELQARIVSKDLTAEEKNAAYEEMRELDAVASTESFLEILIKGRGYDDALVRADGNEVKVTVKGKESSAADANEIMRLVRNEIDGLQNVTVSFDVK
- a CDS encoding exodeoxyribonuclease VII small subunit, coding for MSDKEKVSFEDAMKKLEDIVSKLEEGDVPLEQAINYFQEGMKLSKLCHDKLQNVEKQMDQILKEDGKLEAFTIQEEE
- the spoIIIAG gene encoding stage III sporulation protein AG, with the translated sequence MDKDKNKGFLESIKQMFFPSDENPPDKKTKKNKYLLIVLAAGIVFMLVGNLFSNGTTTQSSIPVFKESAAEDVEETFGQKDSVESLAISEYENKYENDLKEALETIIGVSDVTVVVNVDATETKVLEKNSITQSQTTNEKDPNGGERKVEDSSVDEQVVIIRKDNSEEPIVIKIEKPVIRSVLVVAHGADNIKIKQMVLEAVTKGLDVPVHKVAVMPKKSKGDS
- a CDS encoding Asp23/Gls24 family envelope stress response protein, with translation MSENNILEMNQGNNSLGKVEIAPEVIEVIAGIAASEVEGVAQMKGNFAAGVVERLGKKNHGKGVKVELTETGVIVDVFCAMNFGVSIPNVAQKIQDNIRQALLNMTALEVDEVNIHVVAVVFENQKQEVPYDQEM
- the accC gene encoding acetyl-CoA carboxylase biotin carboxylase subunit, with protein sequence MIKKLLIANRGEIAVRIIRACRELGIETVAVFSEADRESLHVQLADEAYCIGPKASKDSYLNFTNIISVAKLTESEAIHPGYGFLAENADFAELCRECNIIFVGPSPEAISKMGTKDIARETMREAGVPIVPGSQGIVEDAKAAVELANQIGYPVIIKATAGGGGKGIRVAKNEQELVKGINITQQEAATAFGNPGVYLEKYIQDFRHVEIQVLADNHGNVIHLGERDCTIQRRLQKLVEETPSPALNENTRAKMGDAAVKAAQAVNYSGAGTIEFIYDHNEDSFYFMEMNTRIQVEHPVTEMVTGVDLIKEQIKVASGQTLSLKQEDVQFNGWSIECRINAENPEKNFMPSPGKINMYLPPGGLGVRVDSAAYPGYTIPPYYDSMIAKLITYGATREEAISRMKRALSEFVIEGIHTTIPFHLKLMEHEKFVDGHFNTKFLELYEVMKP
- the accB gene encoding acetyl-CoA carboxylase biotin carboxyl carrier protein; translated protein: MLKVQEIRELIKLIDQSNIDEFSYEYEGSKIKMKKHKEAAPQAVSVVEQVAQPVAAPPVQQAAPATPAQAVQAPAETAQDNLHKITSPMVGTFYSASSPDAPLYVNVGDKVKADTVVCIVEAMKLFNEIEAEVTGEVVEILVENGQLVEYGQPLFLVKA
- the xseA gene encoding exodeoxyribonuclease VII large subunit, translated to MSDTKRYLTVTALTKYIKRKFDYDPHLQDIWIRGEISNFKSHSRGHMYFTIKDENARIQAVMFSSQNRSIQFKPEDGMKVLIRGEVTVYEPAGGYQIYVKEMQPDGIGNLYLAYEELKNRLASEGLFDEKYKKSLPLYPETIGVITSPTGAAVRDILTTIKRRYPIGKVIIFPALVQGTNAAASIAKSISLANQMNNVDVLIVGRGGGSIEELWAFNEEIVAKTIFQSDIPIISAVGHETDFTIADFVADLRAPTPTAAAELAVPHIVELAERITVRQARLLRTMKEKITLQHDRLQSLQKSYAFRFPKNLYVQKEQQLDRIYDKFLVESYRNIKDKQELYKTLSLRLKYQHPEEKLLKANEQLLSVEKVLQKEIKNLLKHYNHTFQANVSKLNALSPLKIMERGYSLAYDQEGALLKSVNTIEAGDSVRVRLQDGQLDCQVLKVEERHINE